Part of the Ictalurus furcatus strain D&B chromosome 10, Billie_1.0, whole genome shotgun sequence genome, cctGCTTACCtctgtaaaaaattaaattatgatAAATTAcatcagatctttttccacctttaatgtgatatattaaccaaacgaaaaacaaacagaaatggggagaaagaagaaaaaatcctTCCAATAACATGGTTAAACGAGTGTTTAACTAATTTACTaattaactaatactttgttaaagcatgttttgcttgtaataaagcactcagtctttttgggtaagggTCTGCTAACTTATCCAGGTCTAAACAAAGTGTGAGgagatctcctgtgcacagccctcttcaagtcatttcaCAGGGTTTTGATAGGGTTTAGAGCTGGGCTCGGACTGGACTACTTCAATATGTTGCTCTTCTTCATTTGAAGCCATTCCTtccttgacttggatttgtgctttgggtcattattgTGCTGGAAAGTGAACTTTTTATCTACATCTTCAGCTGTCTCATGAAGAACATGAAGAACTCCCTTTGCAGGGAGTTACCAGGACTTGCCAGaaattcctgcagctcctgtaATGTTGCCATAGATCTCTTTCTAGCCTCCCTGATAAGGAttcttcttgtccttttgtcAATTTTTGAGGGACATCCTGTTGTTGGGAATGTCACTGTgatgctccattttctccatttgttgtTGATGGCCTTCGCGGTGTTCCAtattacatctaatgttttgaaaATTATTTACCCTAAACTGTCTCTATATttgttttcacttgaattttgttggttgctatatcacatttaaagtggaaaaatattgaatatgatttatattgatttcatttttaatacctCAATAAcctttaattttaataatggTGCATACACTTTTTATAGCCACTCTATCCTCCTTGTCACTTATTAGAGATAGTAAgagattaaatattaatatacctGTAATCACTATAGACAGTCATTAAAAAACGAGCAGGAACCTAAAGAAAATCACTTCAACATAAAGACTTCTTGGTTACACTTATTTCCTGCTCTAATCTACTTCTTTCTCCTTGTGAAAAACTACTCCATTTGATTGCTTTCTCCATTCCACTGTGATGTTCTCTGCCATCCCATGATCCTTCAGTTTTTGCCTGATCTGAAGAACAGAATAAGACTTTTAGTAATAAATGATTCAGGATAGAGACACTAATCCCTGTGAAACTCTGGGTCTGGTGGCAGTAATTAAGAGAGGAATGGACAATATAAGTGGGGTTTGTTGAGGATAAGACCTACCTGCTCTAAGATGGCTGACTGTGATATCAGATTGTTAACATCCTGATTGGAATGGATCTTCAGTCtgatgatttgttttttaattatttctgaatgtagtaattcaaaacatacaaacacagtCAGGAACAGACAAgtaaagttgtttttattttactaatattttaaaaggcattaatttttttctaattttaaaaCTGAATACTTGACTCACCTGAGTAACAGAAGAAAGGCATTACATCTGAGCACTGTGCATCAGCGGCCTGACTGTTATTTAAATAACCACAATTTTCATTCCCCAGGGCATTATCAGGTTTTCCTGACATCCAGCTGCTGGTAGAGAAGTTGGTTTTGTCTACCCACTTCCAGGCGTCTCTGAACAGGCCAATCCAAGTATTTCCAGGGACCAGTCCCTGTATAGCTAGGTGTTCTGTTGCGTTTCTCACACTGGTCAGGTCTGTATAATGCTGTCTACAGTAACTCTGAGCTTCAAGAAAGGTGATTGTACTAGAGATATAAATGTAACTCCCAGTGCcagtttgtctgtctgtgaaaattttttaaaaaaacaacaacaacaaaaaaaccataTTTAACACGAAGGTTAATTATAAGTTAATTGTGTCTCCTGGTAGAGAAAGGTAGATATTGCTAAGGCTAAGAACATAAGTACACCATATACAACATCAAAACCACCATGTGAAACAAATGGTGTTCCTCACCATCAAAGCAGAGAAGGGGAAACTTCCGTGTACATGGGGTGTCAAACCAAGCCAACGAAGATGTTACAACACACTCTTCATGTCCGCCCCTGTTGTTAGGCTCTCCTGGCTTCCATTTTGTCATACTTCCCAATGGCTCATTTCCAAAGGACCAGCGCCAGCTGTTGACATCATTGTACAGTCCAATCCAAGTGCTGGAACTGAACTGTTGCATCTGTGCTTCTTTCTGAAGTTGTTCCATGTCATCATTGCTTTTAATGATCGCCAGGTCAGTATATGTAGCCCGACAGTAAGCCTGAGCATCACTCCATGTTTTCCCCTGATTTATCAGATAGTACttatgagagacagagaggacagTGGGGATGACTCCTGTGGAAGAGAGTTTTATTGGATTTATCCAGTGTTAGGACTGTGgcataaatttacattttccacATGAACTTTttagcatacagtatatttatatttgggtGCAAAACATTTggctgatttattttaaaagctattATTTTGGTTGAGATGAAAGCTTTGCAATGggcattataaatgaaatatttttttttaacacccaCTTTAATTACTATTTTAACCATATTAATTAttagaagatttaaaaaatcaagTCTGCAGCCATGTAGTTTCTATAAACAAATCTtgggctgtattcagatttGACGTATTGAGGACATAACACTGAAATTGAAGGCCTCAGCATTCAGACCTCGAATTTAACTGGTGTTTTTGTAACTGCGGACCCTGTTACAGTCCGGCCCTGAAGtgtttggataaataaatattattgttgATCAGCCATTTAATAGGATTGTTTTCTATGCATATGtctcacatgtacagtatatatcctAATGAAATGACTTACAATAAAAAAGTCAAATTTCCATGCAAAATGTAATTTAGAATAGAGCACAGTCACAAAGAGAAGAAGAGTCTAAACTAGTTTCCTCCAATTTCCCCAAAACAAGGTAATTATTCTGTATTTTCTGTAGGCATTTTGAAattgataaattaaaaataaacattcctCTTTCATTCAAATATATCATGTGTTCTGTGCTATACCTAAAGTAGCAGACCTTGCTATGTATTACTTCTACTCAGAAAACAATGAAATTGTCTTtacttaaataaatttttttaaaatacttaaaatgaCTTAAAGTCCTCATGTTACTGGAAATCTAAGTACAGTttcaaatcacacacattaACTGCACATTTTGAAACAAACTTAagtatgtttaatatattttattggcCAAAGAAAGTTAATATCATATGGTACACACATGACAATATCCTAGGTCTTGTGCCAGAATCCAAAAACTGTGACCTCAAGATATATGATGGTGTCACGTCAGGGATTTGAGGTGAATGCAATTGCAGAAGTGAAACGTTTAATAAAGTAACAAACAAATCACAACACAAGACTTACACAGGTCAAAGACGAGTATAATGTGACACATGGGGACAGAACTAACAATGCAAGACAACCCGTGTAGAGCAGAATctgactgtatatacacatcAGTGCTAATGAGCTAAACGGGAAACAGGTGAATTGAGATATGAgacatggtgcagtggctgatgggaaacgtaGTTTCTAGCCCTTCTCCAATATCACATGACACAtaggaactgacttgttttgGGCTAGGTTAAATTCGAGTGAAACATTGCCATTATTGACAATATCAGTATTATGagtaatatctcattatttatatatgccACAGCAATGTCTTTTGTGAATTCAGCATTTTCATAATTGTTATTACTGGTCATAGTATTTATTACTGGTTTAggaattttaacatttttgatgttcATGAATATTGTTTTGAATCTCTTACTTACAGACCTGATTTCATGTCCACGGACTATTTAGTGCCCACTTACGTAATGTGTAATCGCAGAGCATTGTTGATGATCTTTATTCATGTTATGAGCCATT contains:
- the LOC128613842 gene encoding C-type mannose receptor 2-like — its product is MKTCLFLLLFYTGVIPTVLSVSHKYYLINQGKTWSDAQAYCRATYTDLAIIKSNDDMEQLQKEAQMQQFSSSTWIGLYNDVNSWRWSFGNEPLGSMTKWKPGEPNNRGGHEECVVTSSLAWFDTPCTRKFPLLCFDDRQTGTGSYIYISSTITFLEAQSYCRQHYTDLTSVRNATEHLAIQGLVPGNTWIGLFRDAWKWVDKTNFSTSSWMSGKPDNALGNENCGYLNNSQAADAQCSDVMPFFCYSEIIKKQIIRLKIHSNQDVNNLISQSAILEQIRQKLKDHGMAENITVEWRKQSNGVVFHKEKEVD